TGCTCTGAAGCGGGTTTTCCCTTTTTCAGGAGTCTGCCAATGGATGCGCAAACCCTTCGAGCCCAGGCGTTCAAAGCACTGCACGAACGCGAGGGCGCCTTTGTCATTCCCAACCCCTGGGACGCCGGCTCAGCGAAAATGCTTGCCAGCCTGGGCTTCGAGGCACTGGCAACCACCAGCGCCGGTTATGCCTTTTCCCGGGGCCGTCCTGATGGTGGGCTGACGCTCGACGATACCCTGGCAAACGTTGAGGCGATTGTCGCGGCCACTGATTTGCCGGTCGCGGTGGATCTCGAAAACGGCTTTGCCGACGCTCCTGCCGAGTGCGCCCAAAGTATTCTGCGGGCCGCTCAGGCCGGTGCCGTAGGCGGTTCGATCGAGGATGCCACCGGGCGTGAAGACGGTCCGATCTACTGCTTCGAGCATGCCGTGGCGCGTATCGAAGCCGCTGTCGCAGCAGCGCGCAGTTTGCCTTTCCCCTTCACGTTGACGGCGCGTGCTGAGAACTATTTGCACGGCAATCCTGACCTCGACGACACCATTCGCCGTTTGCGGGCATTCGCCGAGGCCGGCGCGGACGTGCTTTACGCCCCAGGCCTGCGCAATGCCGAAGAGGTCTTGGCGGTGGTTCGCGCCGTGGCACCGAAACCGGTGAATGTGTTGATGTCCGGCGGGCTCAAGCTGACGGTAGCGCAGTTGAGCGAAATGGGCGTCAAGCGTATCAGCGTCGGTTCGGCCCTGGCTTTGGCAGCGTATGGCGAGTTCTTGCGCGCGGCCGAGGAAATCCAGCAACACGGGACCTTTGGCTTCACTTCCCGGTCGATGCCGTTCCAGAAGGCCAATCAATTCTTCAAAGGCTGACGAGGTCGGGCCGTGATGGTTGGGCCGCTGAGGGGTTATGCGGCGATGCGCAGGTTCTGCAGAACGATCGGGCGCGCCCAGCCGTTATCGAAATCGAGTTGTTTCTGCTGTTCCACCAACTCTTGCGGTGAGAACGGCGGGAATGGCTTGTCCAGCAGGTCGAGTTCGAACTCGGCGATTGGCAAGTGCAGCGGACGCGGTTGCGGCGCGGCACCAGGCTCGGGCAGCGGTTGACCGGCGGTGAGCACGATCGGGCGAACCCAGCCGCTTTCGAAGTCCTGCTGTTTCTGTTGCGCGACGATTTCTTCCGGCGGGAACGGTGGGAACGGTTTATCGGCCAGGTCCATTTCGAACTCGGCAATTGGCAGGAACAATGGCTCCGGCGGACGGACTTCGGTTTCTTTCACATCACATTCGCGCTGGGAAATGATGTGCGCCAGCAGCTCGCTGCCGACGGTCGGTTCGACCGGGCTGTCGAGATCGACCGGCGGAAAGTCCAGAGACGCCGGCACCACATCGCCCGACTGATCGGCCAGGGCCTGGGCAAAAAAATCTTGCCACAGGTGACTGACGCCGCTCAGTGCTTGGGAGTTTCGCAGGCCAAAATCGCCGTGGGGCGAGATGTAACCTATCGATGTGCGTTGAATGCCTGACATTTTTCTCGGTCGACGCTCAGCTCTGGCAAAATGCTCGATAGTTTGGTTATCGGCCGTTTTTGCCGATCATTAATTTTTTGAGCGTGTTTTCCCATGATTGAGCAACCTGCGGCCTGCCGCATCCATGTCGAAGCCTTGGGCGCGACGTTCCAGTCACAGGCCGAGCAATGGGCCGAGCGCCTGGGTTTGCCGTTGCAGGTGGATGACGGCGAGTTTGCCTTGCAGGTGGGTGAGCAGGGTTTGCAACTGCAACAACTGGGGCCGGATGCACCGGGGCCGGTGCGGGTCGACTTCGTCGAGGGGGGCGCGGCCCATCGTCGGTTGTACGGCGGCGGCAGCGGTCAGATGATCGCCAAGGCGGTCGGCATCGCCCAAGGCGTGCGGCCACGGGTGCTGGACGCCACGGCCGGGCTGGGCAAGGACGCGTTCGTGCTGGCCAGCCTGGGCTGCGAGATGAGCCTGATCGAGCGCCAGCCGCTGATCGGCGCCTTGCTTGAAGATGGTCTGGCACGCGGCGCGGAAGATTTCGACGTAGCGCCGATCGTGGCGCGTATGCGTTTGCTCAAGGGCAATTCGATCGAGGTGATGCGCAACTGGGAAGGCGAGCCGCCGCAGGTGATCTACCTCGACCCGATGTTTCCCCATCGTGAGAAAACCGCGTTGGTGAAGAAGGAAATGCGTCTGTTCCGGCCGCTGGTCGGCGATGATCCGGATGCGCCGGCCCTGCTCGAAGCGGCGTTGGCCCTGGCCAGTCACCGGGTGGTGGTCAAACGCCCGCGCAAGGCGCCGTGCATCGATGGGCCGAAGCCGAGCCATGCGCTGGACGGCAAGTCCAGCCGATATGACATTTATCCGAAGAAAGCGCTCAAGCCTTAAGATCGAGTCGCCTTCACTGATCGTTCCCACGCAGCGTGGGAACGATCATCACGCCAAATATCTATCAGGCCGACTCCGGCCGATACGCCCGCATAAACAATCCCACCACTTCCTGCACATGGGCTTCGGCCGCATCCCCGGTTACCGGTTCGCCGCAGCCATACAGCAAGCGGAAATTCCCCGCGCCCTTGAGCAGGCAGAAGAAGTGCTCGGCGGCATTGCGCGGTTTGTCGATGCTCAACACGCCACTCTGATCGATCTTGCTCAGCAAACGCTCCATGCCGTGCAGCACGCGTTCCGGCCCGGCCTCGAAGAAGATCTGTGCGAGTTTCGGGTCCTGGCTGCCCAGCGTCATCATCAGCCGGTGCAGGTTCACCGATTCGTCGCTGTTGATCAGTTGATGAAAGCCGTGTGCGATGTTCAGCAGCACGGTTTCCACGGCGACGCCGTCCGGCAATTCAAAAACCAGCGGAGGCAATTGCTCCTCGCATTTGGCCACGACAGCGGAAGAGAACAGCGTCTCCTTGTCGTTGAAATGGCTGTAGACCGTCAGCTTCGACACGCCGGCCTCAGTCGCTACGGCATCCATGCTGGTGTTGGCGTATCCCTTACTCAAAAACAGGATTTTCGCCGCGTCGAGGATTGCCCGGCGCTTGGCCAGATCCTTGGGACGGCCCGGACCGCTGGGGGTGGAAAGATTGTCTGACATTCTTCGCTTTTAATACTGGACTGGTGAGTTTGCTATTAATAACATACTGGTCAGTATAATTATTCCAAGCCCCATTAGCGAAAGGTCGTTCACCATGCTGCGCTTTGCCTTGCCCCTCGCGTTGCCGGTCAGTCTGGCTTTTCTATTGTCGGCATGTGGCCATGAAGAAGCCCCTCCGGTCAGCGTGCGCCCGGCCATGGTGGTGCAGCCAGAGCCCTCGGCCCAGGCAATGGAAAGCTATCCCGGCGAAGTTCGCGCGCGTTATGAGCCGGACCTTGCCTTCCGGATTGGCGGCAAAGTCAGCCGACGACTGGTCGAAGAAGGGCAGCGGGTCAAGGCTGACCAACCCCTGGCGGAACTCGATCCTCAGGACGTGCGCCTGCAACTGGAAGCCACCCGTGCCCAGGTCGCGGCTGCCGAAGCCAATCTGAACCTGGTGCGCGCCGAGCGTGATCGCTACAAGACCCTGATGGAGCGGCAGATGGTCAGCCGTTCGCAGTACGACAACGCGGAAAACCTCTATCGCTCCGGTGAGGCCCGCCTCAAGCAAATCAAAGCCGAATTCAACGTTTCGACCAATCAGGCCAGTTACGCGGTGCTGCGTGCGCCGCAGGATGGCGTGGTGGCCAAGCGCGCGGTTGAAGTCGGGCAAGTGGTGGCGGCCGGGCAAACCGTGTTTACCCTGGCCACCGATGGCGAGCGCGAAGTATTGATCAGCCTGCCGGAACAGAGCTTCGGCCGCTTCAAGGTCGGTCAGCCGGTCTCGGTGGAGCTCTGGACCCAACCCGATCAGCGTTTCCCTGGGCAGATCCGTGAGTTGTCGCCGGCCGCCGATCCCAAATCCCGCACTTTTGCCGCCCGTATCGCTTTTACCGCCGGCAAGGTTCCCGCCGAACTCGGCCAGAGTGCCCGGGTGTTCATCCAGACTGCCGAAGTGGTGCCGTTGTCAGTGCCGCTGTCGGCCCTCACCGCAGAAAACGGCGCCACCTATGTGTGGGTGGTCGGCGCCAACAACACCTTGAAAAAAGTCCCGGTGCGGGTCGGTGCATTTGGCGAGAAAACCGTGCCGGTGCTCGAGGGGCTGAACGCCAGCGACTGGGTGGTGGCGGCCGGTGTTCATGTGCTTCACGACGGGCAGCAAGTGCGCCCGGTGGATCGCTCCAATCGCGTGGTCAATCTGGCGCACAAGGAGTAATCCCCGATGGGTTTCAATCTATCCGAATGGGCGCTGCGTAACCGCCAGATCGTACTGTTCCTGATGCTCCTGCTGGCTGTGGTCGGGGCGTTGTCCTACACCAAGCTTGGCCAAAGCGAAGACCCGCCGTTCACCTTCAAGGCCATGGTAATTCGTACCAACTGGCCGGGGGCCACGGCCGAGGAAGTTTCGCGCCAGGTCACCGAGCGTATTGAAAAGAAACTGATGGAAACCGGGGAGTACGAACGGATCACCTCGTTCTCCCGCCCGGGCGAGTCCCAGGTGACGTTCATGGCGCGCGATTCCATGCATTCGGTGGATATCCCGGACCTCTGGTATCAGGTCCGCAAGAAGATCGGCGATATTCGCCAGACCCTGCCACCGGGTATCCAGGGCCCGTTTTTCAACGATGAATTCGGCACCACGTTCGGCAACATCTACGCCCTGACCGGCGAGGGCTTTGATTACGCAGTGCTCAAGGATTACGCCGACCGCATCCAGATCCAGCTGCAACGGGTCAAGGATGTGGGCAAGGTCGACCTGCTCGGGTTGCAGGACGAGAAGGTCTGGATCGAACTCTCCAACGTTAAACTGGCCACCCTCGGAGTGCCGCTGGCGGCGGTGCAGCAGGCACTTGAAGAACAGAACGCGATGTCCACCGCCGGCTTCTTCGAAACCACCAGCGAGCGTTTGCAGCTACGGGTCTCGGGGAATTTTCAGACGGTCGACGAGATCAAGAACTTCCCGATTCGCGTTGCAGATCGCACGTTCCGCATCGGTGATGTGGCGGACGTTCGTCGTGGCTTCAACGATCCACCGGCGCCGCGCATGCGCTTCATGGCTGAAGACGCCATCGGTCTGGCGGTGGCCATGAAGGACGGTGGCGATATTCTGGTATTGGGCAAGGCGCTGGAAATCGAGTTCGCCCGGATTCAGCAAAACCTGCCGGCTGGCATGCAGTTGCGCAAAGTCTCCGATCAACCCGCCGCGGTGAAAACCGGTGTGGGCGAGTTCGTTCAGGTGCTGGTGGAGGCCCTGGCGATTGTGTTGCTGGTGAGCTTCTTCTCCCTCGGCGTGCGCACCGGCATGGTCGTAGCGCTGGCGATACCGCTGGTGTTGGCGATGACGTTCGCCTGCATGTATTACTTAGGGATAGGCCTGCACAAGATTTCCCTCGGCGCGCTGGTGCTGGCGCTGGGCTTGCTGGTGGATGATGCGATCATCGCCGTGGAAATGATGGCGATCAAAATGGAGCAGGGCTTCGACCGGATCAAGGCCGCCAGCTATGCCTGGACCAGCACCGCGTTCCCGATGCTCACCGGTACGTTGATCACCGCCGCCGGTTTCCTGCCGATCGCCACCGCGCAATCGGGCACTGGCGAGTACACCCGCTCGATCTTCCAGGTGGTGACCATCGCGCTACTGGCGTCGTGGGTGGCCGCCGTGGTTTTTGTGCCTTATCTGGGGGAGAAACTTCTGCCGGACCTG
The Pseudomonas sp. GR 6-02 genome window above contains:
- a CDS encoding class I SAM-dependent methyltransferase, which gives rise to MIEQPAACRIHVEALGATFQSQAEQWAERLGLPLQVDDGEFALQVGEQGLQLQQLGPDAPGPVRVDFVEGGAAHRRLYGGGSGQMIAKAVGIAQGVRPRVLDATAGLGKDAFVLASLGCEMSLIERQPLIGALLEDGLARGAEDFDVAPIVARMRLLKGNSIEVMRNWEGEPPQVIYLDPMFPHREKTALVKKEMRLFRPLVGDDPDAPALLEAALALASHRVVVKRPRKAPCIDGPKPSHALDGKSSRYDIYPKKALKP
- a CDS encoding TetR/AcrR family transcriptional regulator — its product is MSDNLSTPSGPGRPKDLAKRRAILDAAKILFLSKGYANTSMDAVATEAGVSKLTVYSHFNDKETLFSSAVVAKCEEQLPPLVFELPDGVAVETVLLNIAHGFHQLINSDESVNLHRLMMTLGSQDPKLAQIFFEAGPERVLHGMERLLSKIDQSGVLSIDKPRNAAEHFFCLLKGAGNFRLLYGCGEPVTGDAAEAHVQEVVGLFMRAYRPESA
- a CDS encoding isocitrate lyase/PEP mutase family protein; the encoded protein is MDAQTLRAQAFKALHEREGAFVIPNPWDAGSAKMLASLGFEALATTSAGYAFSRGRPDGGLTLDDTLANVEAIVAATDLPVAVDLENGFADAPAECAQSILRAAQAGAVGGSIEDATGREDGPIYCFEHAVARIEAAVAAARSLPFPFTLTARAENYLHGNPDLDDTIRRLRAFAEAGADVLYAPGLRNAEEVLAVVRAVAPKPVNVLMSGGLKLTVAQLSEMGVKRISVGSALALAAYGEFLRAAEEIQQHGTFGFTSRSMPFQKANQFFKG
- a CDS encoding efflux RND transporter periplasmic adaptor subunit, which translates into the protein MLRFALPLALPVSLAFLLSACGHEEAPPVSVRPAMVVQPEPSAQAMESYPGEVRARYEPDLAFRIGGKVSRRLVEEGQRVKADQPLAELDPQDVRLQLEATRAQVAAAEANLNLVRAERDRYKTLMERQMVSRSQYDNAENLYRSGEARLKQIKAEFNVSTNQASYAVLRAPQDGVVAKRAVEVGQVVAAGQTVFTLATDGEREVLISLPEQSFGRFKVGQPVSVELWTQPDQRFPGQIRELSPAADPKSRTFAARIAFTAGKVPAELGQSARVFIQTAEVVPLSVPLSALTAENGATYVWVVGANNTLKKVPVRVGAFGEKTVPVLEGLNASDWVVAAGVHVLHDGQQVRPVDRSNRVVNLAHKE